TTCTTGTCCTTGGAACGCGTGAATCGCAAATTGGCCCCTTCGGCATAGCGAAAATAGGGGCGTGTCGCATAAATGCATTCGCCGTTTACTTTCAGCCAGTCGCCAACGTAAGTAACGCGGTCAATCATCTCTTGCGGCCACTTCCCGGTCGGGTCCGGTCCGAAGCCGACCTGGAAGTTGCCGCCTTTGGCCACGACATCAATCAGACTTTTGAGCACCCATTCTTTGGGCTTGTAAGTGTCATGCTTCTTGTACGAGAAGCCAGTGCCGCAAGGATAAATCACCTTCCACGGGCGGTTCATGCGGTTGGGGTCTTCGGGAATGGTTCCCTCCGGGGTCTCATAGTCCCCGTAATTGCCAATCCCACGATTACGCAACAAGATGTGCGGCTGAAGACTGCGCGCCAGCTTCGCAACGCCATAGGCATCCTCCTGGGCTTCTTTGGGCCAGCCGATGTCCAGCGAGAGCATGTCAATCGGACCATACCACGTGAGCAGTTCGGTGATCTGTTCGCGCTCTTTTTGGATGAAAGCCCCCCAGCGTTCCGGGTCGGATTGCCTGGTAAAAGCCGCATCATACCAGAAATTTCGATTGTCCCAGCCAAAATCCCGATCATGCCAATCAATATGAGAATAATACAAACTCACTCCCAGGCCGTGGGCGCGCCCTGCTTTGACCAACTCGCCGATGATGTCCTTTTTATACGGTGTTTCCGCTATGCTGAAGTGATTGGTCACCTCCTGGTAGGCGCCATCCGGCCTCCGCGCAAAACCTCTCTGCTGCGTCCGGGTGGGCCATAGGCAAAATCCTTCGTGGTGTTTGGTCGTGATCGAGAAAAACCTCATGCCTGCCCTCTGCATGATCTTCATCCATTCCCCGGCATTGAAGTTCGTGGGATTGAATTCTTGATACGAGGCGTAATAGTTCGTCAGCCAGGCTCTGTCCTTCAAGTGTTCGGTGATGATCCACGACTCGCGTCCGTTAAACCGGGTGTAAAGACCCCAATGAATGCGAAGCCCCCATTTCCAGTCCATCCAGCGCTCAACTGTCGCTTCTCCCGCGTGGCGGTAGGCCGAATCCTGGAGCCGATACCCGGCAAACCTTTGTTGCAGGCGGTCCTCTTCCTGTGCAGTGATGGGCTGTCCCGATGGCTGCTCCGCGCCCGGGGCACAAACCGCCATCAAAAGAAGAATTACAGCTAACCGTGTTTTCATAAATTTTCGGCGGAGTTGAGCCGTCCGACTGACTCATTCTTGATCCGCCATGCGGGCGAGTTAAAGAAATGGCGGCACACGAAAAACGATGACGGCCAAGCGCCGCCTCGTCGAGACTAAAAGCTACCCGTTTTTGCTCTTTTTTCTACGGCATCGCGGTCCTGCTCGGTCGGGCGGGCAAGATGGAAATCCTGGGCAAGGTGCTTGCTGCCCCGGCTGCCCGCGATGAGTCCGGGCCGAATACCAGTTCGCCAAATGACTGCGCTTGCGTTGGGTGTCAGTGGCCAAAGCCTCCTGGCTCGGCCTATTGTCCACACTGGGGCCGACCTCAGTCTTCGTGACGATGTCGCACTGCGGTGTGGTTCACCAGGCGCAGAGTGGTCAATTCAGCTCCTGCTGAGCCGTGACCAGTTGCCGGATTTGAGGTGAGGGCCCACCGGCTTCCGCTCTACGCGCTGAAGACGGTTTTCTGCCAAATTTTGCCAGCCGTAAGTGCTGATAGATCCTCACAGTGAAATCTGGCCAAAAATCGCGGCGAGGTCTAAGTTCCGAATTGTGAGCATTTATCAGGAGTTACGGGCGACTGCAGCACGGCTCGAACTAGCTTCGAGCCCCGCCGCTCCCGCCACTGTTTTACCGGCGCCATTTGATGATTTCGCTGGTCTTCGTCCTAAGAGTCGTCCTGATATTCAAGACACGAGCGCCTGGAACGTGGCCTTTTCCGATACCGGCAGACCGGTTAGATATCGTTGGTGAAGCGCCAGGGGCGCAGAGAGTCTAGTTGCATCTCCAAACCGGATAAATCTGGGCGGAGAGCTGGCAGGCAATCGCGCAGGGCGCAAAATCTCAATGCAATTTATCCTTGACGCTATAAATTTCATGCTTTAGCTCTGGTCCCATTGTGGGCATCACATGGAACAACACACATCGTTCTGCTGATGCCCTGACAGGAACCTTCCCACCATGAATCACCATACCCTCGACCGACGCACCTTTTTCAAAACATCGCTCATGAGCGGGGTTGCCCTGGCCATGCCCTGGAGCATTGGCCGCACCCTGGGCGCTACAGGCGAACTTGCAGCCAAACCAGGCGCCGCCGGGCCCTCTGGCTCCGGGGGCGCTAGCCGTGTCGCATTGACAGCCGGGGAGGACAGGGCTGACCTGGCTTTCCAGGCCCTCAAACCTTTCTCAAAACAAATCGCCACAGAGATTGGCCAAAGGCGGGTTATCCTCAAGCCCAACAATGTTGCCATCGACCGCCCGCTGGCTGCCAGTGACGCCAAAAACCTCGAGGGCGTCCTCGAATTCCTCAAGTCCATTGGCAAGGATAAAAATGTTGTGATCGCCGAGTCACCCGC
This genomic stretch from Verrucomicrobiia bacterium harbors:
- a CDS encoding alpha-L-fucosidase, translating into MKTRLAVILLLMAVCAPGAEQPSGQPITAQEEDRLQQRFAGYRLQDSAYRHAGEATVERWMDWKWGLRIHWGLYTRFNGRESWIITEHLKDRAWLTNYYASYQEFNPTNFNAGEWMKIMQRAGMRFFSITTKHHEGFCLWPTRTQQRGFARRPDGAYQEVTNHFSIAETPYKKDIIGELVKAGRAHGLGVSLYYSHIDWHDRDFGWDNRNFWYDAAFTRQSDPERWGAFIQKEREQITELLTWYGPIDMLSLDIGWPKEAQEDAYGVAKLARSLQPHILLRNRGIGNYGDYETPEGTIPEDPNRMNRPWKVIYPCGTGFSYKKHDTYKPKEWVLKSLIDVVAKGGNFQVGFGPDPTGKWPQEMIDRVTYVGDWLKVNGECIYATRPYFRYAEGANLRFTRSKDKKIVYVISLQWPGESLRTTLVRAKPGSKIQMLGRAEDLTWSQDQSGLVIQVPKELQEETQRPCRQAFAFRVESQDWER